A window of candidate division WOR-3 bacterium genomic DNA:
AGTTAAAGACCTTAAGGGAGATGCGCTTACCAACGCCCGAATCCTCATTAATGCCGGTATGAAAATTGAGGAAGTTGAACAAGGTGATGAACTTCCCCAAATTATTCAAAGCCACGCGGTCATCATTGATGCCATCTTCGGCACCGGGCTTTCCGCACCTCCCCAAGGAATTTTTGCCGAGGCGATCCGGCTGATAAACACAAGCAATGCCTTTGTTGTCAGTGTTGATGTCCCTTCAGGTCTGGATGCGGATACCGGCAAAATTTTCGAGCCAGCGGTTCGCGCCCATTTGACCGTAACAATGGGTCTGCCAAAATTAGGTCTTTTCCTTTATCCTGGTAGAAGCCATACTGGCAAACTGGTCATCGCTGATATCGGCATCCCGAAACAACTCGTTCCGGAAGCTGCGGCTCCTTATCTGCTCGATAACGATTTTGTCCGGAAGCATTTGCCCGCGCGCAAACCTGATGGTCATAAAGGCACATTCGGCACCTGCCTATTAATCTGCGGTTCCAGAGGATATAGTGGTGCTGCCTGTCTGGCATCAATGGCAGCGGTGCGTGCTGGCGCTGGTCTTGTACATATCGCCTATCCTGAATGTCTGGGACCGATAATTGAAAGCCAAGTTCTTGAACCGGTAAAACACCCATTGCCCGAAACCCCGGAAGGGACATTGAGCCGGCAAGGATTGAAAAATCTCATTGACCTTGCTGAAAATGCCGATGCCATCGCCATCGGTCCGGGCATCTCAACTTTCAGAGAAACACGCGAACTACTCCTTGAACTATTGCCCAAAATAGAAAAGCCGCTTATCCTTGACGCTGATGCCATCAACAACCTTGCCAATTCCATTGAACTCTTGAAAAATCTTCATGCACCGGTAATCTTAACACCCCATCCTGGGGAACTCAGCCGTCTGACAGATATGCCGCCTGCAGAAATCAACTCCAACCGTGTTGGTGTCAGCCGCTCCTTTGCTCAGAATCATAATTGTATTTTAGTTCTCAAAGGCGCGCCTACGGTGATTGCTGCACCTGATGGTAAGGTGTATCTCAATCCCACCGGCAACTCCGGTCTTGCCACTGGCGGCAGTGGCGATGTTCTGACCGGACTCATCTGCGGCTTAATTGCCCAAGGTACCGAGCCCCTTGAGTCTGCAATATGTGGAGTTTACCTGCATGGATTAGCCGCTGACATCGGGGCAGCAGAAATGACTGAATATTCCCTTGCCGCCAGCGACCTCTTAAAATTTCTGCCTTACGCCCTCCGCCAAACCATTGACCACCCAACCGTTAAGATTTAACTTTCGATGCCGCTGGTTTTTCTTTTGCTCATCTCTTTACTCTACGAACCCCATTACTGGCGCTACTATCCCACGATGAGTGAAATCGGATCAATTACCTTTAGCAATCGCTCGGTTTTCGTTGGGGTGCCAGACGGAATCTATATCCTTGACCGAGAGCGCCTTCAGCATCAGCGCACCCTTACCGCTGCCGATGGTATTGATGAAAAAATCCGCTTCTGCGCCTTCAATCAGGCTCAAAACGAACTTTTGATTGTCACCGCAACCAAACTCTACCAGTTTCTCCCTAACAGCGGTCAGGTATTTGAACTTCACCCACCATTTAAAGAAACCCGCTCAATCGGCATTACCCGCGCTGGCGCCTTCATTAAAACTGAAACTGGCATCTATCAGAAACTTGGTGGCGACCGCTACCAGCCAGCTCAATTCGTTCCTGAACCGGTAACCTGGTTTGGCGAAAATGATACTACCCCAATAAGAAACTGGACATTTCTCACACCATTCTTCATCCTTGACGAACAAATGAAACCACGACCCCTCGTCCGTGCCTATCCTGACCAAAAGAATAGCCGCCTTTTTGTCACCAGCCCTGGTTATGGGGTCTTGATATACAACCTCACCACCGGTTTCAAGGAAACCGAAATCAGATTAGGTGCACCCTCTGAACCGGTAAAAAGGATTTTTAAACTCGGGGGCAAACTGTGCTTCCTCACCCGCAACGAGAACCTCTTCATTGACTCCAGTGGCACTTGGCGCTCATACTCAATCCCACCGGGCGAATTTTCCTTTAAAGATGGTCATCTTCTGCTCAGAACTGAGATTGTTGACCTCAATCGGCGCCAGGCAATCTCAGCAATCCTTCCCTTGCCGTCAGCAACACTTCTCGGCACCGAAATGGCGCTCTATTCTTTTGGTCAGGATGGAAAATTAACCCTCATCACCGAAATTTCAAAACCGGTTAATGCGTTAGCCGTTTTCCGTGACTCCACCCTGGTCGCCACCGATGACGGTCTCTTTCTCTTAATCAATGACACCCTGACACCGGTTGTTGACCCCTTTGCCCGTTTTGACTGGGGTGTTTATAGCATCGCCCAGACGAACAACACCACATTTTTTGGCACCCTTGGTGGTGTTCTCAAGCTTGATGAAAACAACACCTGGACCCGTCTAATTCCACCCGGCTTGGACCTATCCCAGCCGGTTCGCTCAATAGCCGCAGCCCGAAACCTGCTCTTTATTGCCAGCAATGATGGCGTTGATGTCTATAACATCAAAGATAACTCCTGGACAAAAATTGACCGAACAAACGGACTCCCATTTTCAGAAATAAATGCCCTTTATGCCGACTCTCTTTATCTCTATATTGCCGCACCGGGCATGATTGCCCGCTATGAATACCATCACCAGTTGCGTTAAAGGCAAGGGTTAATGGCAAACTGGCAGAAGGTACGGGGTATAATATTTGACCTCTTTCACACCTTGGTTTCCCTTGAGGTTGCAAAGGCGCCTGGTCAGAGCACACCCCAAATCCTTGGGATTGACCCAGATGTCTGGTATCAGCACTGGCTTAAAGACCCGCCTGACTATGTGCTCGGACTTGTGCCGGTGGAAGTGCCGATTAAACGCCTTGCCCAAAAACTCAACCCCGCGGTAAGAGAGGAACAAATTCAGGAGGCACTCCGAACCCGTCACGAGCGCTTTCGCCACACCCTCTTGAACATTGAATCCGAGACCCTTGAT
This region includes:
- a CDS encoding NAD(P)H-hydrate dehydratase codes for the protein MLPLVTASQMKTIDRQAIEVWGVPGVVLMENAGRSVVLELEKEFKNLSGKKFLIICGKGNNGGDGFVVARHLNNKGAFVRCVLLGKVKDLKGDALTNARILINAGMKIEEVEQGDELPQIIQSHAVIIDAIFGTGLSAPPQGIFAEAIRLINTSNAFVVSVDVPSGLDADTGKIFEPAVRAHLTVTMGLPKLGLFLYPGRSHTGKLVIADIGIPKQLVPEAAAPYLLDNDFVRKHLPARKPDGHKGTFGTCLLICGSRGYSGAACLASMAAVRAGAGLVHIAYPECLGPIIESQVLEPVKHPLPETPEGTLSRQGLKNLIDLAENADAIAIGPGISTFRETRELLLELLPKIEKPLILDADAINNLANSIELLKNLHAPVILTPHPGELSRLTDMPPAEINSNRVGVSRSFAQNHNCILVLKGAPTVIAAPDGKVYLNPTGNSGLATGGSGDVLTGLICGLIAQGTEPLESAICGVYLHGLAADIGAAEMTEYSLAASDLLKFLPYALRQTIDHPTVKI